A genomic region of Tsukamurella pulmonis contains the following coding sequences:
- a CDS encoding biotin carboxylase N-terminal domain-containing protein — protein sequence MTTFDSVLVANRGEIARRVIAAAHARGLRAVAVYSDPDANAPHVAEADEAVRLPGESPADTYLQAEKIIAAAKATGAQAIHPGYGFLSENADFAAAVQAAGLIWIGPSPEAITAMGSKVAAKARLADAGVPMLTNLTPDQVSDKDFPVLVKASAGGGGRGMRVVRTRAELQDNLDAAEREAKSAFGDGTVFCERYLERGRHIEVQVMADAHGTVWAVGERECSIQRRHQKVLEEAPSPLVERHPAMRMALYEAAANAAKAIGYTGAGTVEFLATDEGEFFFLEVNTRLQVEHPVTEATTGLDLVGLQFDVAAGLPLPSAEPPATRGWAIEARLYAEDPANDWRPAAGTVHRFEVPGVVSEFSGPDRPGIRLDSALARRDSVVEVFYDPMLAKVIGFAPTRAQALAITEAALRKAVIHGLTTNRDLLVRVLADADFKAGDFATDFLTGERLERLAAPLLGEDELAEAASAAGAVLDRRGAAASPLPHVAPGWRNIGARTLAPEFRTADEREFTADGAGVASVLDDGERASVAVERDGVRRTFAVTAYPGDQTVVEVETARGAATLTLVNRLPSADAAAAAGSLLAPMPGVITRIGAAEGDSVTAGQPVLWMEAMKMEHAISAPADGVIASIPVAVGQNIDAGAVVAVLEDTE from the coding sequence ATGACGACATTCGATTCCGTCCTCGTCGCCAACCGCGGCGAGATCGCCCGCCGCGTCATCGCGGCGGCCCACGCCCGCGGCCTGCGCGCCGTGGCCGTCTACTCCGATCCGGACGCGAACGCGCCGCACGTCGCCGAGGCCGACGAGGCCGTCCGGCTGCCCGGCGAGTCCCCCGCGGACACCTACCTGCAGGCCGAGAAGATCATCGCCGCGGCGAAGGCCACCGGTGCGCAGGCGATCCACCCCGGCTACGGCTTCCTCTCCGAGAACGCAGACTTCGCGGCCGCGGTGCAGGCCGCCGGCCTGATCTGGATCGGACCCTCCCCCGAGGCCATCACCGCGATGGGCTCGAAGGTGGCGGCGAAGGCACGCCTCGCGGACGCCGGCGTCCCGATGCTCACCAACCTCACGCCCGACCAGGTCTCCGACAAGGACTTCCCCGTACTGGTGAAGGCGTCGGCGGGCGGCGGCGGCCGCGGCATGCGCGTGGTGCGCACCCGCGCCGAGCTCCAGGACAACCTCGACGCCGCCGAGCGCGAGGCGAAGTCGGCTTTCGGCGACGGCACCGTCTTCTGCGAGCGCTACCTCGAGCGCGGCCGCCACATCGAGGTCCAGGTGATGGCGGACGCGCACGGCACGGTCTGGGCCGTGGGCGAGCGCGAGTGCTCGATCCAGCGGCGCCACCAGAAGGTGCTCGAGGAGGCTCCGTCGCCGCTCGTGGAGCGGCATCCCGCCATGCGGATGGCGCTGTACGAGGCGGCTGCCAACGCCGCGAAGGCGATCGGCTACACCGGGGCCGGCACCGTCGAGTTCCTCGCGACCGACGAGGGCGAGTTCTTCTTCCTCGAGGTCAACACCCGCCTGCAGGTGGAGCACCCCGTCACCGAGGCCACCACGGGCCTCGATCTGGTCGGGCTGCAGTTCGACGTGGCCGCCGGCCTGCCCCTCCCCTCCGCCGAGCCGCCCGCGACCCGCGGGTGGGCGATCGAGGCCCGCCTCTACGCCGAGGACCCCGCCAACGACTGGCGGCCCGCCGCCGGCACCGTGCACCGCTTCGAGGTGCCCGGTGTGGTCAGCGAGTTCTCGGGTCCGGACCGCCCCGGCATCCGCCTCGACAGCGCGCTGGCGCGCCGCGACAGCGTGGTCGAGGTCTTCTACGATCCGATGCTGGCCAAGGTGATCGGCTTCGCCCCGACCCGTGCGCAGGCGCTCGCGATCACGGAGGCCGCGCTGCGCAAGGCCGTGATCCACGGCCTGACCACCAACCGCGACCTGCTGGTGCGCGTCCTCGCCGATGCCGATTTCAAGGCCGGCGATTTCGCGACCGACTTCCTGACCGGCGAGCGGCTCGAGCGTCTCGCCGCGCCCCTGCTGGGCGAGGACGAGCTGGCGGAGGCCGCGTCGGCCGCCGGCGCCGTGCTGGATCGACGGGGCGCCGCGGCGAGCCCGCTGCCGCACGTCGCCCCGGGCTGGCGCAACATCGGCGCACGCACGCTCGCGCCCGAGTTCCGCACCGCCGACGAGCGGGAGTTCACCGCCGACGGTGCCGGCGTCGCCTCCGTCCTCGACGACGGCGAGCGAGCGAGCGTGGCCGTCGAGCGGGACGGGGTCCGGCGCACCTTCGCCGTGACCGCCTACCCCGGCGACCAGACGGTGGTGGAGGTGGAGACCGCGCGGGGCGCGGCGACGCTGACGCTGGTGAACCGGCTGCCGTCCGCCGATGCCGCCGCGGCGGCGGGTTCCCTGCTCGCCCCCATGCCCGGCGTGATCACCCGGATCGGCGCCGCCGAGGGCGATTCCGTCACCGCCGGCCAGCCGGTGCTGTGGATGGAGGCCATGAAGATGGAGCACGCCATTTCGGCCCCGGCGGACGGGGTCATCGCCTCGATCCCCGTCGCGGTCGGTCAGAACATCGATGCCGGCGCCGTCGTCGCCGTGCTGGAAGATACGGAGTAG
- a CDS encoding acyl-CoA dehydrogenase family protein: MSTGPISLDVIESEERQALRATVSELGRKFGPEYMREKIASGEGPTELWKAAGDLGLVGVNIAEEYGGGGAGMYELGIVGEELAAVGSSLLMLVVSPAINGTIISKFGTEEQKQRWLPGIASGETIAAFAITEPDAGSNSHRITTTARRDGDDWIISGQKTFISGIELADVILVVSRSEDAKTGKLRPALFLMPTDSPGLQKTKIPMEVGLPESQWTLFFDDVRLPAEALVGEPDAAIAQLFAGLNPERIMAAAGSVGSARYAIDRAVDYAKQRTVFKVPIGAHQAIAHPLAELKVETELAKLMLQKAATLYDAGQEFAAAEAANMAKFAGGEAGAKAVDRAIHSLGGNGLTTEYGLAQMLVASRLFRIAPVSREMVLNFISEHTLGLPKSY, translated from the coding sequence ATGAGCACAGGACCCATCTCGCTGGACGTCATCGAGTCCGAGGAGCGCCAGGCGCTCCGCGCCACGGTCTCGGAACTGGGTCGCAAGTTCGGCCCCGAGTACATGCGCGAGAAGATCGCATCGGGCGAGGGACCCACCGAGCTGTGGAAGGCGGCGGGCGATCTCGGCCTGGTCGGCGTGAACATCGCCGAGGAGTACGGCGGCGGCGGTGCCGGCATGTACGAGCTGGGCATCGTCGGCGAGGAGCTCGCCGCGGTCGGCTCGTCGCTGCTCATGCTGGTGGTCTCCCCGGCGATCAACGGCACCATCATCTCCAAGTTCGGCACCGAGGAGCAGAAGCAGCGCTGGCTGCCCGGTATCGCCTCGGGCGAGACCATCGCCGCCTTCGCGATCACCGAGCCCGACGCCGGCAGCAACAGCCACCGGATCACCACCACCGCTCGCCGGGACGGTGACGACTGGATCATCTCGGGCCAGAAGACCTTCATCTCCGGCATCGAGCTCGCCGACGTGATCCTCGTGGTCTCGCGCAGCGAGGACGCCAAGACCGGCAAGCTGCGTCCCGCGCTGTTCCTCATGCCCACCGATTCCCCCGGCCTGCAGAAGACGAAGATCCCCATGGAGGTCGGCCTCCCGGAGTCGCAGTGGACGCTGTTCTTCGACGACGTGCGGCTGCCCGCCGAGGCGCTCGTCGGCGAGCCGGACGCGGCCATCGCGCAGCTCTTCGCCGGGCTCAACCCCGAACGCATCATGGCCGCAGCGGGTTCCGTGGGCTCGGCCCGGTACGCGATCGACCGCGCGGTGGACTACGCCAAGCAGCGCACCGTCTTCAAGGTCCCGATCGGTGCGCACCAGGCGATCGCCCACCCGCTGGCCGAGCTCAAGGTGGAGACGGAGCTGGCGAAGCTGATGCTGCAGAAGGCCGCCACGCTCTACGACGCCGGTCAGGAGTTCGCCGCCGCCGAGGCCGCGAACATGGCGAAGTTCGCCGGCGGCGAGGCCGGGGCGAAGGCCGTCGACCGCGCGATCCATTCGCTCGGCGGCAACGGCCTGACCACCGAGTACGGCCTGGCGCAGATGCTCGTCGCCTCGCGCCTGTTCCGCATCGCGCCGGTCAGCCGCGAGATGGTGCTCAACTTCATCTCCGAGCACACGCTCGGCCTGCCCAAGAGCTACTAG
- a CDS encoding enoyl-CoA hydratase family protein, which translates to MTDDPLVRYETRSGATFLTIDSPHNRNAISQRLLADLSAGLERAAADDAARAVVLTHTGTTFCAGADLKEAAANGAGSDPKSRTLAMIGAMRGIIECPKPVIAQVDGHVRAGGFGLIGSCDFVFAGPAASFAVTETRIGVAPAMVSLVLLPHLPSRVASTLLLTGRKFDAAEAAGYGLITAAVADPAAAVAEQLAELQLCSPQGLRETKQILWHDILRSFDERADALGEQSARLFGSAESVEGITAFLQKRAPSWAEPVSAE; encoded by the coding sequence ATGACCGACGATCCCCTGGTCCGGTACGAGACGCGGAGCGGTGCTACCTTCCTCACCATCGACAGCCCGCACAACCGCAACGCCATCTCGCAGCGGCTCCTCGCCGACCTCAGCGCCGGCCTGGAGCGGGCCGCGGCCGACGACGCGGCGCGCGCGGTGGTGCTCACGCACACCGGCACGACGTTCTGCGCCGGTGCGGATCTCAAGGAGGCCGCGGCGAACGGTGCCGGCTCGGACCCGAAGTCGCGCACGCTCGCGATGATCGGCGCGATGCGCGGGATCATCGAGTGCCCCAAGCCGGTGATCGCCCAGGTCGACGGCCACGTCCGGGCCGGCGGCTTCGGCCTGATCGGCTCCTGCGACTTCGTCTTCGCCGGTCCCGCCGCGTCGTTCGCTGTCACGGAGACGCGGATCGGGGTGGCGCCGGCGATGGTCTCGCTGGTGCTGCTGCCGCACCTGCCCTCCCGCGTCGCCTCCACCCTGCTCCTGACGGGGCGGAAGTTCGACGCCGCGGAGGCGGCCGGGTACGGCCTCATCACCGCGGCCGTGGCGGATCCCGCGGCGGCCGTCGCGGAGCAGCTCGCCGAGCTGCAGCTGTGCAGCCCGCAGGGGCTCCGGGAAACGAAACAGATCCTCTGGCACGACATCCTGCGTTCCTTCGACGAGCGGGCCGACGCGCTCGGCGAGCAGTCCGCGCGCCTGTTCGGCTCCGCCGAGTCCGTCGAGGGGATCACGGCGTTCCTGCAGAAGCGCGCGCCGAGCTGGGCCGAACCGGTATCGGCGGAATAG
- a CDS encoding TetR/AcrR family transcriptional regulator, translating into MTPLRPPIRAPQQSRSRETRQRLLETTIASLAARGWTATTVGSVARQAGVSRGAAQHHFPTREDLISAALEYMGEQRLAQVAQAGAAVPEGPDRPYAVARLIVEYYTDDLFKAALHVWTAAASDDALRERMLPFENKHSREVFALAMRLLGVDRDDDEARRAVQATLDLARGLGLADLLSDDAARREQVVEFWGRQLAAVVASR; encoded by the coding sequence ATGACTCCCCTCCGCCCGCCCATCCGCGCACCCCAGCAGTCCCGTAGCCGGGAGACCCGGCAGCGCCTGCTGGAGACCACCATCGCCTCGCTCGCGGCGCGCGGCTGGACCGCCACCACGGTGGGCAGTGTGGCGCGGCAGGCGGGGGTCTCGCGCGGCGCCGCGCAGCACCACTTCCCCACCCGGGAGGACTTGATCAGTGCCGCACTGGAGTACATGGGCGAGCAGCGTCTCGCCCAGGTGGCCCAGGCCGGTGCGGCGGTGCCCGAGGGCCCCGACCGCCCGTACGCGGTGGCTCGCCTGATCGTCGAGTACTACACGGACGACCTGTTCAAGGCGGCGCTGCACGTGTGGACCGCCGCCGCGAGCGACGACGCGCTGCGCGAGCGGATGCTGCCTTTCGAGAACAAGCACTCCCGTGAGGTGTTCGCGCTCGCGATGCGCCTGCTGGGGGTGGACCGGGACGACGACGAGGCCCGTCGCGCCGTGCAGGCGACGCTCGATCTCGCCCGCGGCCTCGGCCTCGCGGACCTGCTCTCCGACGACGCCGCCCGCCGCGAGCAGGTCGTCGAGTTCTGGGGACGGCAGCTCGCCGCTGTGGTCGCCTCGCGCTGA
- a CDS encoding ATP-dependent DNA helicase RecG has product MSSARTLTLQTPLAEALDPEIAEAATAELGLFTVGDLLRHFPFRYEGGAVEDDGTRRSEPRIGDDVVVIGTVTAITPPRAHHRGKKMFKVQVVNKVRAYDVTFFNYLPKPIQQDRQLLLIGRLGEFNGKLQLTHPEWLVLPDTSITSAEALAANEAGSTKAGSKRLKFADLSLLMQPTVPIYHGTKNMPTWLILSLVDSVLQRLAPVPESLPADFVAAHALMSLDDAVRAAHKPDGRAQADGARRRLAFDEAVAIESALARRAHDVGIVGAPPLHAPDGPLQAGLRERLPFALTAGQEEVLAEIVGDMARDHPMTRLLQGEVGSGKTLVALLAMLAAVDAGHQAVLLAPTEVLATQHLLSITSMLGDLAQAGQLGAAEAATTVTLLTGSMTVKQRRAALLRIVTGEAGIVIGTHALLEDTVEFFRLGLVVVDEQHRFGVEQRDRLRRKGTGESTDDESMPHLLVMTATPIPRTVALAQFGDMTTSVLRELPRGRQPIQTSVVPEDREAWVARAWARVDEEVRAGRQVYVVCPRIGDDATGEQAKAGFTDEDYDFDKPAAAPKAATRTASRDEPEEENAKPKTVSAIEMYDELAAGPLGEHRIALLHGRLPAEEKSEIMATFAAGEIDILVATTVIEVGVDVANATTMVVRDADRFGISQLHQLRGRVGRGGLPGLCLLITASGSERTLGRLNAVADTVDGFALAQLDLEYRGFGDILGVDQSGLARRLSFLDLAHDGDVLAAARDLAYGIVGEDPELERHPALRAMNEVVLGGDRGDYLDKA; this is encoded by the coding sequence ATGAGTTCCGCGCGCACGCTGACGCTGCAGACGCCGCTGGCCGAGGCGCTCGACCCCGAGATCGCCGAGGCGGCGACCGCCGAGCTGGGCCTGTTCACCGTCGGTGATCTGCTGCGGCACTTCCCCTTCCGCTACGAGGGCGGAGCCGTCGAGGACGACGGTACGCGGCGCTCCGAACCCCGGATCGGCGACGACGTGGTGGTCATCGGCACCGTCACCGCGATCACCCCGCCCCGGGCGCACCACCGCGGCAAGAAGATGTTCAAGGTGCAGGTGGTCAACAAGGTCCGGGCCTACGACGTGACCTTCTTCAACTACCTGCCCAAGCCGATCCAGCAGGACCGGCAGCTGCTGTTGATCGGGCGGCTGGGGGAGTTCAACGGCAAGCTGCAGCTCACCCACCCCGAGTGGCTCGTCCTGCCGGACACTTCGATCACGTCGGCGGAGGCGCTCGCCGCCAACGAGGCCGGCTCGACCAAGGCGGGTTCCAAGCGGCTCAAGTTCGCCGACCTGAGCCTGCTGATGCAGCCCACCGTCCCGATCTACCACGGCACCAAGAACATGCCGACGTGGCTGATCCTCTCGCTCGTGGACAGCGTGCTGCAGCGCCTCGCTCCGGTGCCGGAGTCCCTGCCCGCCGACTTCGTCGCGGCGCACGCACTGATGAGCCTCGACGACGCCGTGCGCGCCGCGCACAAGCCCGACGGTCGCGCCCAGGCCGACGGGGCCCGCCGGCGCCTCGCCTTCGACGAGGCCGTGGCGATCGAGAGCGCCCTCGCGCGCCGTGCGCATGACGTCGGCATCGTCGGGGCGCCGCCGCTGCACGCCCCCGACGGTCCGCTGCAGGCCGGGCTCCGGGAGCGGCTTCCGTTCGCGCTCACCGCGGGCCAGGAGGAGGTGCTCGCGGAGATCGTGGGCGACATGGCCCGCGACCACCCGATGACCCGTCTGCTGCAGGGCGAGGTCGGCTCGGGTAAGACCCTCGTCGCGCTGCTGGCGATGCTGGCCGCGGTCGACGCGGGGCACCAGGCCGTGCTGCTCGCCCCGACGGAGGTGCTGGCGACCCAGCACCTGCTGTCGATCACCTCGATGCTCGGCGACCTGGCGCAGGCGGGACAGCTGGGCGCGGCCGAGGCGGCGACGACGGTGACCCTGCTGACGGGTTCGATGACGGTCAAGCAGCGGCGGGCGGCGCTGTTGCGCATCGTGACCGGTGAGGCCGGCATCGTGATCGGCACCCACGCGCTGCTGGAGGACACGGTCGAGTTCTTCCGGCTGGGCCTGGTCGTGGTCGACGAGCAGCACCGGTTCGGCGTCGAGCAGCGCGACCGATTGCGGCGCAAGGGGACCGGTGAGAGCACCGACGACGAATCCATGCCGCACCTGTTGGTGATGACGGCGACGCCGATCCCGCGGACCGTCGCCCTCGCGCAGTTCGGCGACATGACGACCTCCGTGCTGCGGGAGCTCCCGCGCGGCCGCCAGCCGATCCAGACCTCCGTGGTCCCCGAGGATCGTGAGGCCTGGGTGGCGCGGGCGTGGGCGCGCGTCGACGAGGAGGTGCGCGCCGGCCGGCAGGTCTACGTGGTGTGCCCCCGGATCGGCGACGACGCCACGGGTGAGCAGGCCAAGGCCGGCTTCACCGACGAGGACTACGACTTCGACAAGCCCGCTGCGGCCCCGAAGGCCGCGACGCGCACCGCCTCCCGGGATGAGCCCGAGGAGGAGAACGCGAAGCCGAAGACCGTCTCCGCCATCGAGATGTACGACGAGCTGGCCGCCGGCCCGCTCGGCGAGCACCGGATCGCGCTCCTGCACGGGCGCCTGCCCGCCGAGGAGAAGTCCGAGATCATGGCGACCTTCGCCGCCGGCGAGATCGACATCCTGGTGGCCACCACCGTGATCGAGGTCGGCGTGGACGTGGCGAACGCGACCACGATGGTGGTGCGCGACGCCGACCGCTTCGGCATCAGCCAGCTGCATCAGCTGCGCGGCCGCGTCGGTCGTGGCGGCCTCCCCGGCCTCTGCCTGCTCATCACCGCGAGCGGATCGGAGCGCACTCTCGGACGGTTGAACGCGGTGGCCGACACGGTCGACGGCTTCGCGCTCGCCCAGCTCGATCTCGAGTACCGCGGTTTCGGCGACATCCTGGGCGTCGACCAGTCGGGCCTGGCCCGGCGCCTGAGCTTCCTGGACCTCGCGCACGACGGTGACGTGCTGGCCGCCGCCCGCGACCTCGCCTACGGGATCGTCGGCGAGGACCCGGAGCTGGAGCGCCATCCCGCGCTGCGCGCGATGAACGAGGTCGTCCTCGGCGGCGACCGCGGCGACTACCTCGACAAGGCGTAA
- a CDS encoding DAK2 domain-containing protein, whose amino-acid sequence MTGPMAEDGRVVVAWLRRAVLGLERAVDEINTLNVFPVADADTGTNMLVTLRAAARSAEEADRTEGPHAVARATVAGAVAGARGNSGVIVSQIMRGVAAQLGPDADLSAEGLATGLRNATSLVTSAVAEPIEGTILSVLRAAADGAGAALAGGGDLAACARTCADAAFDALLRTRDQLADNAAAGVVDAGGRGLLVLLDALVEVTAGAAAERPRFGRQIAPHVHVQVDTGHGHDHGHGEDPPRGPHADYEVMYLLPDATEAAATRLRGELQTFGDSVVVVAAADPDPVAVWSVHTHTTEPGRAIQAGLAHGKLRSIAVNVLQETGHTETPLQALLDAPRAIVALVSGDGAAELFASAGAEVIRCDRGMTHAELLAALHRFEGREVLLMPNGALPTPELLAVAARSRESGVLVTLLPTSSMVQAIAALSVHEPNGHAADDTYSMAEAAAGARCGSVVAVTEDALTILGPCGPGDYLGMVGGEVVVLEEDQYSAGEALAELLLATGGDLVTVLMGEAADGDFPDRVSAALRPDRPEVEVVGYTGGQSASVMEIGVE is encoded by the coding sequence GTGACGGGACCGATGGCGGAGGACGGCCGCGTGGTGGTGGCCTGGCTGCGGCGCGCCGTCCTCGGACTCGAGCGCGCCGTCGACGAGATCAACACCCTCAACGTCTTCCCGGTGGCCGACGCCGACACCGGAACCAACATGCTGGTCACACTCCGCGCGGCGGCACGCTCCGCCGAGGAGGCGGACCGCACCGAGGGGCCCCACGCCGTCGCCCGCGCGACCGTCGCGGGCGCCGTGGCCGGGGCGCGCGGCAACTCGGGGGTCATCGTCTCGCAGATCATGCGCGGCGTCGCCGCCCAGCTCGGACCCGACGCGGACCTGTCGGCCGAGGGGCTGGCGACCGGTCTGCGCAACGCCACGTCGCTGGTCACCAGCGCCGTCGCCGAGCCGATCGAGGGCACCATCCTGTCGGTGCTGCGGGCCGCGGCCGACGGCGCGGGCGCCGCGCTGGCCGGCGGCGGTGATCTCGCCGCCTGTGCCCGGACCTGTGCGGATGCCGCTTTCGACGCCCTGCTGCGCACGCGCGATCAACTCGCCGACAACGCCGCGGCGGGGGTCGTGGACGCCGGCGGCCGCGGACTGCTGGTGCTGTTGGACGCGCTGGTGGAGGTGACCGCCGGGGCCGCGGCCGAGCGCCCGCGGTTCGGACGGCAGATCGCGCCGCACGTGCACGTGCAGGTCGACACCGGGCACGGGCACGACCACGGCCACGGGGAGGACCCGCCGCGCGGCCCGCACGCCGACTACGAGGTCATGTACCTGCTGCCGGACGCCACCGAGGCCGCGGCGACCCGGTTGCGCGGCGAACTGCAGACCTTCGGCGACTCCGTCGTGGTCGTCGCCGCCGCCGATCCCGACCCCGTCGCGGTGTGGTCGGTGCACACCCACACCACCGAACCCGGCCGGGCGATCCAGGCCGGGCTCGCGCACGGCAAGCTGCGCAGCATCGCCGTGAACGTGCTGCAGGAGACCGGCCACACCGAGACCCCGTTGCAGGCCCTGCTGGACGCGCCGCGCGCGATCGTCGCGCTGGTCTCCGGCGACGGTGCCGCCGAGCTGTTCGCGAGCGCCGGCGCCGAGGTGATCCGCTGCGATCGCGGGATGACCCACGCCGAGCTGCTGGCCGCCCTGCACCGGTTCGAGGGCCGCGAGGTGCTGCTCATGCCGAACGGCGCGCTCCCGACGCCGGAACTGCTCGCGGTCGCCGCGCGCTCGCGCGAGTCGGGAGTGCTCGTGACCCTACTGCCGACTTCGTCGATGGTGCAGGCCATCGCCGCCCTCTCCGTGCACGAGCCGAACGGGCACGCCGCCGACGACACCTACTCCATGGCCGAGGCCGCGGCGGGCGCGCGCTGCGGGTCCGTCGTCGCGGTCACCGAGGACGCGCTGACGATCCTCGGGCCCTGCGGTCCCGGCGACTACCTCGGGATGGTCGGTGGCGAGGTGGTGGTCCTCGAGGAGGACCAGTACTCCGCCGGCGAGGCGCTGGCGGAGCTGCTGCTCGCGACCGGCGGCGATCTGGTGACAGTGCTGATGGGGGAGGCCGCCGACGGCGACTTCCCCGACCGGGTCAGCGCCGCACTGCGCCCGGACCGGCCCGAGGTCGAGGTCGTCGGCTACACCGGCGGGCAGAGCGCCAGCGTGATGGAGATCGGCGTCGAATGA
- the rpmB gene encoding 50S ribosomal protein L28, with protein sequence MAAVCDVCDKGPGFGKSVSHSHRRTNRRWNPNIQTVRAQVAPGQSRRLNVCTSCIKAGKVVRG encoded by the coding sequence ATGGCTGCCGTCTGCGACGTCTGCGACAAGGGCCCCGGCTTCGGTAAGTCGGTCTCGCACTCGCACCGGCGTACCAACCGCCGGTGGAACCCGAACATCCAGACCGTGCGCGCCCAGGTCGCGCCCGGCCAGAGCCGGCGCCTGAACGTGTGCACCTCGTGCATCAAGGCCGGCAAGGTCGTTCGCGGCTAG
- a CDS encoding uracil-DNA glycosylase, producing the protein MTARPLSDTVEAGWARALAPVADEITALGDFLRAENASGRGYLPTGADVLRAFRQPFDEVRVLIVGQDPYPTPGHAVGLSFSVDPSVRPIPRSLQNIYREYCEDLALPMPANGDLSPWSRQGVLLLNRVLTVRPGEAASHRGKGWEKVTECAIDALVARDAPLVAILWGRDAASLGPRLGGVPRIESVHPSPLSASRGFFGSRPFSKANEALAGLGAEPVDWRLPHLAQVQ; encoded by the coding sequence ATGACGGCGAGACCACTGTCCGACACCGTCGAGGCGGGATGGGCGCGGGCGCTCGCACCCGTCGCCGACGAGATCACGGCGCTGGGCGACTTCCTGCGCGCCGAGAACGCCTCCGGCCGCGGCTACCTCCCGACCGGGGCTGACGTGCTGCGCGCGTTCCGGCAGCCGTTCGACGAGGTCCGGGTGCTCATCGTCGGCCAGGACCCGTATCCCACGCCGGGGCACGCGGTCGGGCTGTCCTTCTCCGTCGACCCGTCTGTGCGGCCGATCCCGCGCAGCCTGCAGAACATCTACCGCGAGTACTGCGAGGACCTGGCGCTCCCGATGCCCGCGAACGGCGATCTGTCGCCGTGGTCGCGGCAGGGCGTGCTGCTGCTCAACCGCGTCCTGACGGTGCGCCCGGGGGAGGCGGCCTCGCATCGCGGGAAGGGCTGGGAGAAGGTCACCGAGTGCGCGATCGACGCGCTGGTCGCGCGGGACGCGCCGCTCGTGGCGATCCTGTGGGGCCGGGACGCGGCCTCGCTGGGCCCGCGCCTCGGCGGCGTGCCGCGGATCGAATCGGTGCACCCGTCGCCGCTGTCCGCCTCCCGCGGATTCTTCGGCTCCCGCCCCTTCTCGAAGGCGAACGAGGCGCTCGCCGGCCTGGGCGCCGAGCCCGTCGATTGGCGCCTGCCGCACCTGGCCCAGGTGCAGTGA
- a CDS encoding thiamine-phosphate kinase: protein MTSGEPESPARPRVRTVAELGEDGVIALATGGVGPDPRVPVGPGDDAAVVVAPDGRMVVSSDAIVEGRHFRFDLTTPEHVGRRAIAQNAADIAAMGAVCTAFTVTLGCPSTTGEDVVAGISRGTARGAAEAGGAVAGGDVVRTEQVLLAVTVLGDLQGRAPVLLSGARPGDVVAVCGTLGRSAAGLAVLLAGRTGFEELVEVYRCPVPPLAAGPQAAEAGATALTDVSDGLLRDARALAKASGVRIELDGARLAPDADLVACAAALGGDAEHWVRTGGEDHALLATFPPGVDIPPEWRPLGVALEPGALPAGTVTVDGDAGPAAGGWNTFTEDPEEGAR, encoded by the coding sequence ATGACTTCAGGAGAGCCGGAGAGCCCCGCGCGACCCCGCGTGCGCACGGTGGCGGAGCTGGGGGAGGACGGCGTGATCGCGCTGGCCACCGGCGGTGTGGGCCCGGATCCCCGCGTCCCGGTCGGCCCGGGCGACGACGCCGCCGTCGTCGTGGCGCCCGACGGACGGATGGTCGTCTCCTCCGATGCGATCGTCGAGGGGCGCCACTTCCGGTTCGACCTGACCACGCCGGAGCACGTCGGCCGGCGTGCGATCGCGCAGAACGCCGCCGACATCGCGGCGATGGGCGCGGTGTGCACCGCCTTCACCGTGACCCTCGGGTGCCCGTCCACGACCGGCGAGGACGTCGTCGCGGGCATCTCCCGCGGGACGGCTCGCGGCGCCGCCGAGGCCGGCGGCGCGGTGGCGGGCGGCGACGTGGTGCGCACCGAGCAGGTGCTGCTGGCCGTGACCGTGCTCGGCGATCTGCAGGGGCGGGCTCCGGTGCTGCTCTCGGGCGCGCGCCCCGGCGATGTGGTCGCCGTCTGCGGCACGCTCGGCCGCTCCGCCGCGGGGCTGGCGGTGCTGCTCGCCGGGCGCACCGGTTTCGAGGAACTCGTCGAGGTGTACCGGTGCCCGGTGCCGCCCCTCGCGGCGGGGCCGCAGGCGGCCGAGGCGGGGGCGACCGCGCTCACTGACGTCTCCGACGGCCTGCTGCGGGACGCGCGCGCGCTGGCGAAGGCCTCCGGTGTCCGGATCGAACTCGACGGTGCGCGGCTGGCCCCCGATGCCGACCTCGTCGCCTGCGCGGCGGCGCTGGGCGGCGACGCCGAGCACTGGGTGCGCACCGGGGGCGAGGACCACGCCCTGCTCGCGACCTTCCCGCCCGGCGTCGATATCCCGCCGGAATGGCGCCCCCTCGGGGTGGCGCTCGAGCCCGGCGCACTGCCCGCGGGCACCGTCACCGTCGACGGCGACGCGGGCCCCGCAGCGGGCGGCTGGAACACCTTCACCGAGGACCCCGAGGAGGGCGCGCGATGA